One stretch of Terriglobales bacterium DNA includes these proteins:
- the queF gene encoding preQ(1) synthase, translated as MPKSPRYTDQHAVAGLDARFPEIETFANQFPGYEVLIDDPEFTSVCPKTGLPDFGHITIRYMPRQRCLELKSLKEYLFVYRNLGIFQENAVNRILEDVVRAARPVWAVVKGDFRPRGGISTVVEAKWPRPRK; from the coding sequence ATGCCGAAGTCTCCCCGCTACACCGACCAGCACGCCGTCGCCGGCCTCGACGCCAGGTTTCCCGAGATCGAAACCTTCGCCAACCAGTTTCCCGGATACGAGGTCCTCATCGACGATCCCGAGTTCACCTCCGTCTGTCCCAAGACCGGCCTCCCCGATTTCGGACACATCACCATCCGCTACATGCCGCGCCAGCGCTGCCTCGAGCTGAAGTCGCTGAAGGAATACCTGTTCGTGTATCGCAATCTCGGCATCTTCCAGGAGAACGCCGTCAACCGCATCCTCGAAGACGTGGTCCGCGCCGCCAGGCCGGTGTGGGCCGTCGTCAAAGGTGACTTCCGCCCGCGCGGCGGGATTTCAACCGTGGTTGAAGCCAAGTGGCCGAGGCCGAGGAAGTAA
- a CDS encoding MFS transporter produces the protein MRPSPHPRLALVILTALNFFNYIDRSVLFAVQPLVQQEFQRSDRDFGLLTTAFFFCYMIAAPFMGMLADRYPRRMLIAAGAIVWSAATLLTAVTNNFTELLIRHTLVGIGEASFVTIAPAFLADLFGEEKRGKILSIFYVAIPVGTAAGYMIGGYMGHRFGWRAPFYVAAAPGFLLAVAMWFIAEPARGAHDTLAATPERTQVTLLARNGAFLCATLGMAMLTFALGGISVWMPTFLSRVRHIPLDRANLIFGAMTGINGIVATLIGGYWGDHMLRRDHAAYYRFSGLAMGAGVPLMALAIYVAGPVMFPAIFLAEFVLFLNNGPLNAAIVNSVSAPIRATAIALNVFIIHLLGDAFSPTLMGWISDRSSLEAAFGTAIAACALSCIILLYGMRYAPRIQRS, from the coding sequence ATGCGCCCGAGCCCGCATCCCCGACTCGCGCTGGTCATCCTTACCGCGCTCAATTTCTTCAACTACATTGACCGCTCGGTGCTCTTCGCGGTGCAGCCGCTGGTGCAGCAGGAATTCCAGCGCAGCGACCGCGACTTCGGCCTGCTGACGACCGCCTTCTTCTTCTGCTACATGATCGCCGCGCCCTTCATGGGTATGCTCGCCGACCGCTATCCGCGCCGCATGCTCATCGCCGCCGGCGCCATCGTGTGGAGCGCCGCCACGCTGCTGACAGCGGTGACGAACAACTTCACCGAACTGCTGATTCGCCACACCCTGGTCGGCATCGGCGAAGCCAGCTTCGTCACCATTGCGCCGGCTTTTCTGGCCGATCTGTTCGGGGAAGAGAAGCGGGGCAAGATCCTCAGCATTTTTTACGTCGCCATTCCGGTTGGCACCGCCGCCGGATACATGATCGGCGGCTACATGGGACACCGCTTCGGATGGCGCGCGCCCTTCTACGTCGCCGCCGCTCCCGGTTTCCTGCTCGCCGTCGCCATGTGGTTCATCGCCGAGCCCGCGCGGGGCGCGCACGACACCCTCGCAGCGACGCCTGAGCGCACACAGGTCACGCTGCTGGCCCGCAACGGCGCCTTCCTTTGCGCCACGCTCGGCATGGCCATGCTCACGTTTGCGCTCGGCGGCATCTCCGTCTGGATGCCGACGTTTCTTTCGCGCGTGCGCCACATCCCGCTCGACCGCGCCAACCTGATCTTCGGCGCCATGACCGGCATCAACGGCATCGTGGCCACGCTCATCGGCGGATACTGGGGCGACCACATGCTGCGCCGCGACCACGCCGCCTACTACCGCTTCTCCGGACTCGCCATGGGCGCCGGTGTCCCGCTCATGGCGCTGGCCATCTACGTCGCCGGACCAGTCATGTTTCCAGCGATTTTCCTGGCAGAGTTCGTGCTTTTCTTGAACAACGGCCCGCTCAACGCCGCCATCGTCAACTCGGTCTCGGCCCCCATCCGCGCCACCGCCATCGCGCTCAACGTGTTCATCATCCACCTGCTCGGCGACGCCTTTTCGCCCACCCTCATGGGATGGATCTCCGACCGCAGCTCGTTGGAGGCCGCCTTCGGCACCGCCATCGCTGCGTGCGCCCTGTCCTGCATCATCCTGTTGTATGGAATGCGCTACGCGCCGAGGATTCAGCGCTCTTGA
- a CDS encoding STAS domain-containing protein gives MTMKTSTRQVNGVTVVDLSGRITLGEGSVILRDTIRDLVGKGDKKILLNLGDVSYIDSSGIGELVSAYTTVRNQGGELKLLNLTKKVHDLLQITKLYTVFDVKDDEATAIKAFTA, from the coding sequence GTGACGATGAAAACCAGCACGCGGCAGGTCAACGGCGTAACCGTGGTTGACCTGAGTGGCCGCATCACCCTGGGCGAAGGCAGTGTGATTCTGCGCGACACCATTCGCGACCTGGTGGGTAAGGGCGACAAGAAGATCCTGCTCAACCTGGGCGACGTCTCCTACATCGACAGCTCGGGCATTGGCGAGCTGGTGAGCGCCTACACCACGGTACGCAACCAGGGCGGCGAGCTGAAGTTGCTCAACCTCACCAAGAAGGTGCACGACCTGCTGCAGATCACCAAGCTGTACACCGTGTTCGACGTGAAGGACGACGAGGCCACGGCGATCAAGGCCTTCACGGCATAG
- a CDS encoding ATP-binding protein: MPILKTTGKRVWYTLDSTLEAVNTVEQIAEKFATDAGFDEEELHKITMAVREAAVNAVLHGNAYDPSKKVTVGLDSTGDSLVISIADQGAGLDETNIPDPLAPENLLRQSGRGIFLIRAFMDEVRFRPLSPGTEITLVKHRGKAADSKEGSQ, encoded by the coding sequence ATGCCCATTTTGAAAACCACCGGTAAACGCGTGTGGTACACGCTGGACTCCACCCTGGAGGCGGTGAACACGGTGGAGCAGATCGCGGAAAAGTTTGCCACGGACGCGGGCTTCGACGAGGAGGAGCTGCACAAGATCACCATGGCGGTGCGCGAGGCGGCGGTGAACGCCGTTCTCCACGGCAACGCCTATGATCCGAGCAAGAAAGTGACGGTCGGCCTCGATTCAACCGGCGATTCGCTGGTGATCAGCATCGCCGACCAGGGGGCGGGACTCGACGAAACCAACATCCCCGACCCGCTGGCCCCGGAGAACCTGCTGCGGCAGTCGGGACGCGGAATTTTCCTGATACGCGCATTCATGGACGAAGTGCGGTTCCGGCCGCTGAGTCCGGGCACCGAAATTACGTTGGTCAAGCACCGCGGCAAGGCCGCGGACAGCAAGGAGGGTTCACAGTGA